A segment of the Agromyces sp. H17E-10 genome:
GACCAGCCTGTGATCGCCGACCTCGTGTGCGTGCTGCGGGTGCTGCACGATCCCTCAGCCGGCTCCGAGCTCGTGCGTGTGCTCGGCGGGGCACGGTGGAACGTCGGCGCCGCCGACCTCGACGCGCTGCGCGGACTCGCCCGGTGGCTCGCCGACCGCGACCTCGCCATGCGGCGGCTCGGCGACGACGTGCGCCGTGGCCTTCGCGGATCGATCGCCGTCGACGAGTCGCCGTCGATCGTCGACGCACTCGACTTCCTGCTCACCGCTCCCGACGACCACTCGGCGCTCCGGGCGTTCAGCGCGGTCGGCCTCGCGCGGATGCGACGAGCGGGTGCCCAGCTCCAGTCGCTGCGGCGCCGCGCCGGCCTCGGCCTCATCGACTTCGTCAGCCTCGTGCAGCAGGAACTCCTCCTCGACGTCGAGGTCGCGGCCAACGCCGCGCAGCCGCTCGGCGTGCCGAGCCTCGAGGCCTTCGACGAGCTGCTCATCGGCTTCGTCGAGATGGCCGAGCACCCGACCCTCGGCGCGTTCCTCGCCTGGCTGACCGAGGCCGAGCAGCGCGACCGGCTCGCCCCCAGGCAGGACGAGCCCGAACCCGGCGCCGTCCAGGTGCTCTCGATCCACGGGTCGAAGGGGCTCGAGTGGGACCTCGTGGCCATCCCGCGCATGGTGGAGGCCGAGATCCCCTCGAAGCCCCGTTCGACGAAGGGGTGGCTGTCGTTCGGCGAGCTGCCGAACGAGTTCAGGGGCGACCACGACGAGTTGCCCGAGCTGCAGTGGCGCGGGGTGCAGAGCCAGGCCGAGTTCGACGAGGCGGTCACCGCGTTCGCCGACGAGAACCGCGAACGCCACGCCGAAGAGGAGCGGCGCCTCGCCTACGTCGCGGTCACCCGGGCGAAGACCGAGCTGCTGCTCACGGGCTCGTGGTGGTCGACGCAGAAGGCGCCGCGTCAGCCGAGCCCGTTCCTGCGCGAACTCGCGGTCGCGGGGGTGATCCCGGCCGACGCGCTGCCCACGGCCCCCGCCGACGACGAGAACCCGCGAACCGGCACCGGCGAACGCCTGCGGTGGCCGCTCGACGGCCTGGGCCGCCGGCGCCGGGCGGTCGAGGCCGCCGCCGAGTCGGTCCGGCTCGCCGCCGCGCGACCGAGCGGTCAGGGCATCGGACCACGGCTCGCCGACGAGCTCCGCCTGCTGCTCGAGGAACGTCGGCGCCGGCATGAGCCCGAGGCGGCGCCCGAGATCCCCGTTCGCGTGCCGGCATCGCGGTTCAAGGACTACGTCGACGACCCCCTCGCGGTCGCCGCGACGCTCCGGCGGCCGATGCCGCAACGACCGTTCCGGGCGACGCGCATCGGCACCCTGTTCCACGAGTGGGTCGAGCGGCGCTCGACCGACGAGGCCGACGGCTTCGTCGCAGCGGGGCTCGACGAGCTCGACGCCCTCTGGCTCGAGCACGACGACGACCCCGCCGAGATCCTGGTCGCCGACGACCCCCGGGCCGAGGCCGGTGGAGACCGCCTGCGCACACTGCAGGAGCGCTTCGCCGCCTCCGAGTGGGGTGACCGCAAGCCGGCCGCCGTCGAGCTCGAACTGCACCTACCGCTGGGCGAGAACGTGTTCGTCTGCAAGCTCGACGCCGTCTACGACGTCGACCCGGCCTCCGAGCTCGGTTCCCGGGGCATCACCGTGCAGGTCGTCGACTGGAAGACCGGCAAGGCACCGCGCGACGCTCGCGACCTCGAGCTCAAGCAGACCCAGCTCGCGCTGTACCGGCTCGCGTACGCGAAATGGGCCGGCATCGACGCCGCGACGGTCGACGCGGTGTTCTACTTCGTCGAGGACGACCGGGTGATCCGGCCGGACGCGATCTACGACGAGGCGGCGTTGCGCCGGGCGTGGTCGTCGGCGTCGTCTCCCGAGTCGGCGCGGGCCTGATCGTCGCCGTCGCTTGACGACGTCGCGCCGCGGTCGTCGACCGACGCGGTGCCGGCCGTTTCGCCGTTGTCGACCCCCGACGCGGCCCCGGGTGCGGCATCCCCCCAGTCGGTGAGGTCGAGCGGGATCGGCGCCGTCGCGTCCATCGGCGCGCCCCCGTCGCGCAGCGCGGAGAAGTCGTAGCTGTCGGTCAGCATCGCGCCGCTGCGGTCGGCGGGCAGGTGGTCGTGCGGGGTCTCGTCGAGCATGCGCTCGACGTCGCCGACCGCGAGGATCGGTCCGGTCTCGGGCGACAGCGATTCGCTCGACCGATCGTGCACGCTCTCGACGAGCCCGTCGAGCAGTCCGACGGCGTCGTCGATGACCTCCTGGTCTCGTTCGTCGACGCCGTGCAGCAGCCAGCGGGCGAGTTCGAGCTCACCGTAGAGCAGCGCGCGCTGCGGGAGATGCGCATCGGCGCCGCCCTCGCGCGCGGCGATGTACGCGCCGAGCGCCCGCTCGGCCGCCGCGCCGCGAGACGTGAGCAACCAGTGCAGGTCGCGGGCGGGGTCGCCCTCGGCGAGGCCCGACCAGCCGAGCACGCCCGTCACGGTCTCGCCGTCGTTGAGGATGACGTCGGCCGCGAGTCCGCCGTGCACCACGGTCGGCCGGAACCGCCAGAGCGTGTCGTCGTCGGTCGCCTCCTCCCATCGGCGCAGCAGCGCCGCCGGCAGATGCCCCGTGTCGGACGCACGGCTGACGAGGGCGACGACCGATTCGCGGGCGGCGTCGGCCGATTGGCGGGGGAGTCCGGCGTCGCCGACGAATCCGGCCGGGAGCGAGTGCACGGCCGCGATCGAGAGTCCGACCGACTCGGCGAGCCGGTCGTGCGCGGTCAGCTCGTCGGCGGTCGAGACGCCGCCCTCGATGAAGTCCGTGACGACGGCGCGGGTGCCGTCGACGGGGGCCTGGCCGACGAAGGTCGGCACGGCGAACGGCAACCGGCTGCGGATGCCGGGCGTCAGTGCGCGCAGCGCGACGAGGTCGGCCGACTGCTCGGACTCGGCGGACTGCGAGCGCGGTACGCGGATGATCAGGTGGCGGCCGTCGGTGGTGCGGAACTCGACGGCGTCGAACGCGCCGTGGCTGCGCCGGGTGTGCGCGCGAGCGGCGTTGACCTCGAGTCCGGGCACCGCCGCCGTGGCCAACGCGGCTAGAGTGAGAGGAGGTCTGGCCATGGCATTCAGCTTAAGCAGGCATCATCGGGCGAGGGGCGACCGCCACACCTTCCCGGCGACTCCGCACGCACGGCGAAGACCTCCGCAATCGCAGTGAGAGGGGCGCAGTGACCGAGCTCGAGCCGCTGCCGCCCTTCGCGCGGGCCGTGATCGATCGCGATGCCGGTCGTCGCACCGACCCTGAGTTCCCGGCCTCGTTCGACGCCGATCCGGCGTCGCGGGTGCTCTTCGTACGCGGTGATCGGGTGCTCGTCGCCGAGCGGGTCGAGGGGTCGGAGCCGACGCTCGAGCTGCGGCATCCCGCCGACGCCCCCGAGGGCGAGCTCCGCATCTACCTCGGCCGCACGTCCGCAGGCGGCGGCGCCGCGAACCGCGACGGCGGGCGACCGTCCCTCGCCTACGAGGCGCGCCTCCTCGACGAGGCGGCCGCCGCGGCGCTCGAACCCGAGGTCGCCCGCTGGCAGGGGCTCCGAGACGTGGCCGCGGCCGTCGATGCGTTCGACGCGGGGCTCTTCGTCGAGGCGCTCGCACTCGCCAACTGGCACGCCGCCCACGGGTTCTGCCCCCGCTGCGGGTCGACGACCTCGCCCGGCCAGGCCGGCTGGGTCAGGCGGTGCGACCGGGACGACTCGTTGCTCTTCCCGCGCACCGACCCTGCCGTGATCATGCTCGTGACCGACGACGACGATCGCCTGCTGCTCGGCTCCAACGCGCTCTGGGAGCAGCGCCGGTTCTCGCTGCTGGCCGGCTTCGTCGAGCCCGGCGAGTCGCTGGAGGAGGCGGTCGTGCGCGAGATCGCCGAGGAGGCCGGCCTCGCCGTCGACCGGGTCGAGTACCGTGCGTCGCAGCCGTGGCCGTTCCCCGCCAGCCTGATGCTCGGCTTCGCCGCCCGTGTGGCTCCCGGCGCCGACCCGGCGGCCGCGACGCCCGACGGCGAGGAGATCCTCGAACTGCGCTGGTTCACCCGCGACGAGCTCGCCGAGGCGTGGGGCGGCGTGCTGCTGCCCGGGTCGACGTCGATCGCGCGATGGCTCATCGAGCAGTGGTACGGCGAGCCCGTCGCCGCGGCGGCCGAGCGTGCGGCGGCCACCGAGCACGCGGCGGCGACCGAGCGCGCGGCCGCCCCGCGCGCGGCGGCGACCGTGCACCCGCCCCGCATCGCCGAGCGGTCGGGCACGTGACCGATTCCGTCGTCACCGGCGACCCGCTGCTCGACGGCCTCGACGAGGAGCAGCGCATCGTGGCCGAGGCCCTGCACGGTCCCGTCTGCGTGCTCGCGGGCGCGGGCACGGGCAAGACGCGCGCGATCACCCACCGGATCGCCTACGGCGTCGCGTCGGGCTCGTACGATCCCGCGCGCGTGATGGCGCTCACCTTCACCTCGCGGGCGGCCGCCGAGCTGCGCGGACGGCTCGCGTCGCTCGGCGCCGGCGCGGTGCGCGCGCGCACCTTCCACGCCGCGGCGCTCGCCCAGCTCAACCACTTCTGGCCGATCGTGGTCGGCGGCCCCGCCCCACGCGTGCTCGACTACAAGGGCCGTACGCTCGGCCAGGCCGCCGAACGGGCCGGCCTCAAGGTCGACACGCCCACCCTCCGCGACGTCGCGGCCGAGATCGAGTGGCGCAAGGTCGGCCTGCACGGCCCCGACGCGTACCGGGCGAGGCTCGAGCGTCGCGGCGCCCCCGGCCGGCTCACGGTCGAGCAGTTCCTCGAGCTCGTCGACGCCTACGAGCACGTCAAGGACGAGCGGCGCATGATCGACTTCGAGGACGTGCTGCTCGCCACCGCGGGCATGATCGAGTCCGAGGCATCCGTGGCGATGCAGGTGCGCGAGAGCTACCGCCATTTCATCGTCGACGAGTACCAGGACGTCTCGCCCGCCCAGCAGCGGCTGCTCGAGCTGTGGCTCGGCGATCGCACCGAGATCTGCGTCGTCGGCGACGCGAGCCAGACGATCTACTCGTTCGCGGGGGCGAGCTCCGAGTTCCTGCTCGGCTTCGATCGTCGCTACGACGACGCGACCATGGTGCGCCTCGAGCGCAACTACCGTTCGACCGGCCCCATCGTCGACCTCGCGAACCGGCTCATGCGGGGTCGCGAGGGCGCCCTGCGGCTCGAGGCGGCTGCCGGGGCGGGGGATGCCGCGGAGCCCGAGGTCTCCGAGTATGCGAACGACCTCGCCGAGGCGCGCGGTGTGGCGACCCGCATCCGCGACCGCATCGACGCGGGCGTCACCGCCGACCGCATCGCGGTGCTCATGCGCGTCAACTCGCAGTCCGCCATCCTCGAGCACGCGCTCGATGAGGTCGGGGTCGGGTCGCGGGTGCGCGGCGCCGCGCGGTTCTTCGACCAGCCCGAGGTGCGCGAAGCGGTGCACGCGCTGCGGGCGGCAGCGCTCACGATCGCGGGCGAGCCGCTCTTCAAGTCGGTGAGCGACGTGCTGCGCTCGCTCGGCTGGAGCGTGCAGGCGCCCGACGGGCCCGGCGCGGTGCGCGCCCGGTGGGAGTCGCTCAACGCGATCGCCCGCCTCGTCGACGACGCCCCCGAGGGCACCACGTTCCGCCAGTTCGCCGACGACCTCCGTGCGCGCGCCGAGGCCCAGCACGAGCCCGCGCTCGCCGTCGTCACGCTCGCGACGCTGCACTCGGCCAAGGGGCTCGAGTGGGACGAGGTCTTCGTCGTCGGCCTCAACGAGGGCATGCTGCCGATCGGCTACGCCAAGGGGTTCGACGCCATCGACGAGGAGCGCCGACTGCTGTACGTCGGGCTCACGCGGGCACGGCGACGCCTGCAGCTGAGCTGGGCCCGGCAGGGCGACGGCCAGCGAGGGGAGCGGGAGCCGTCGCGCTTCCTGCAGGAGCTCGGCACCCGCACTCGGGATGCATCCGATACCGCTCGGGCGACTGCGGGCCGGCGCCCGGCCTGAAGCTCGAGGCGAGGAGCGAGCGGTCGCCGTACCGCACCCGGTCGTCGACGATGCCGGCGGCCGCCACGGCGGCGTCGAACAGGGGGCGGATGCCTCGTGGTGCGCGTGGCGCCGGATACCCGGAGAGCTGCGCGGCGATGACCGGCCAGGCCGGATCGCGATCGCGACGCTCGAGGTCGAGGCAGCGCAGGCAGGGGCCGTGGCCGGGCTCGACGAGCGGCCCCACGCGCCAGCCGCGTTCGTCGTCGACGACGGCGAGGTGCGGGACGTCGGCGCGCAGCCACGGCAGGTGCCGCGCGGGTGAGACGACCCAGTGGGCTGCGATGAGCGCGAGCGCGGGGGCGGGAGCGTCGTCGCCTGCGGGCGCTGCGGCCAGGTCGGCGGGCGTCGTCGTCGCGTGGCCGAGCTGCGCCAGCAATGCCGACACCCGCCGTGCGAAGGGGGCGGGCGCATCGACGACGACGAGCGCTCGGGCGTCGGCGCGGGCGACGTCGACGAGCGTGGGGGCCGCCGGCTCGGTCGATTCCGCCGGTTCGGTCGGGTCCACCGTCGCGCCCGCGCCGATGCCTGCGCTCGGCGCGGCCGCCGGCTCGGGCTCGAACGCGGGCGCGAGCAGCCCGAGCACCCGATCGACGTCGTCGGCGGAGCCGCCGAGCCCCGCCCCGATCGTGTGCGCGGTGGCGACGCTCGCCCCGTGCCGCAGCAGGCTGATGAGCCCGGTCTCGAGCGAGCCGGGGTCGTCGATGATCACGCGTGCTGCGTCGGCGCCGAGCTGCAGGGCGTCGGGCGATCGCCACACGAGCGGAAGTCCCGGATCGATTCGCGGAGCCATGCCGAGAGCATGCCCCAGCGCACGCGGTCGCCGCGGAATCCTTCCACAGGGCGGCTGATCGTGCCGGGGCGCCCGGTCGACCGCGCGGTCGACGGCTCGGAGACCGCCCGGCCTGCGGCGACGCCCGCCGCTAGGCCTGCGGCGTCTCGCCGTCTTCTCCGGGACCGGCCGGGGTCTCGCCGCGCAGCAGCTGTTCGAGCGCCTGGTCGAACTCGTCGTCGGCCTCGTTCTCGGCAGCGTCGGCACCGGTCAGCCGGGCGATGAGCCCGCTCGGGTCGTCGAGGTCGTCGGCCGTCGGCAGCAGGTCGGGGTGCGCCCACAGCGCGTCGCGCGCCTCGACGCCGACCGCGTCGGTCACCGCGCGCCACATGGCCGTCGCCTCACGCAGGCGTCGGGGTCGGAGCTCGAGACCGACGAGGGTCGCGAACGCCGACTCGGCCGGGCCGCCGGACGCCCGTCGGCGACGGATCGTCTCGGCGATCGCGTCGGTGCGGGGGAGGCGCCCCGTCGCATCGGCGGTGGCCGCGTCGACCCAGCCCTCGACGAGCGCGAGCATCGTCTCGAGCCGGGCGAGCGCGGCCTGCTGCGCCTCGCTCTTCGGTCGGATCAGCGCGCCCGACGAGACCGCCTGGCGGAGCTCGTCGGTGTTCGACGGGTCGAAGCCCTCGGCCAGCTGCTCGAGCCGGTCGGTGTCGATGTCGATGCCCTTCGCGAACGCCGTGATCGCCGTGATGAAGTGCAGGCGCAGCCAGCGGGCGTGGCGGAACAGCCGGGCGTGCGCGAGCTCGCGCACGGCCAGGTAGAGCTCGACCTGGTCGGTGGGGATGTCGAGGCCCTCGCCGAACTCGGCGGCGTTCTGGGGCAGGATCGCGGCGCGCGAGTCGTCGAGCAGGGGCAGGCCGACGTCGCCGCCCGAGACGACCTCGGTCGAGAGCTGGCCGACGACCTGCCCGAGCTGCATGGCGAACAGCGTGCCGCCGATGCCCCGGAGCATCCGGCTCGCGTTCTCGATCATGCCGCGCATCTCCTCGGGCGCCTGCTCGAGCATGACGCGCGTCAGCGCGTCGGAGATCGAGAGGGCAACGGGCTCGGCGAGCTGCGTCCAGATGGGCATGGTCGCGGCCGCCCACGCCCGGCGCGTCAGCAGCTCGGGGGTCTGCGGCAGGGATGAGAAGTCGACCGCCTCGTCGAGCCAGAGCGAGGCGACCTGGAACGCCTGGTCGAAGCGCGCCCGTTCGGCGTCGGAGACCTGCTGCTGGCCGTCGGCCGCGCGCTCCTCGCCCTGCCGGGTCGCGATCGACCAGTCGATGCCGTCGCCCGCCTGGTTCATCGCCTGCTGGAGCTGCCCGAAGAGGGCGGCGACGCTCGCGGGGTCGTCGGGCAGGCCCGCCGCTCCGGCGAGCTTCGACGGGTCGATGCCGCCCGCGCCCGAGAGGAGCTCGCGCAGCATCTCCCGGAACTCGTCCTCCGGGCTCCGGTCGTCGGGGTCACCCTGCTGGTCGGCCACGTGCGCCACCTCCACGTCTCGTCGTGTCCACCGTAACGCGGCGATCCCGGGTGGTGACCGGGAAATGGCCTAGGCTGGCTCTTCGGGTGTCCGCCCGTCGCGAACAGCATCGGCG
Coding sequences within it:
- a CDS encoding ATP-dependent DNA helicase — translated: MSGTPAGGALSALDIASRLGLHAPTPEQRAVIEAEPAGQSLVVAGAGSGKTETMANRVVWLLANGHVQVPEVLGLTFTRKAAGELAERVRDRVAQLVGEGIAEVELDPLESAAVGTYNAFASAIYREHAMLIGREPDASVLGEASAWQLARSVAQASADPRLVELDASLDRVTGAVLGLSRALAENVADSRDVRAMVRDFLQMEGLPIEAPRKRTDFASFVDALGVVGALPPLLELADAYAAAKQQRGFVEFSDQVSLALAICERHPEVAAAHRERYRTVLLDEYQDTSVVQTRLLSALFADHPVMAVGDPDQSIYGWRGASAANLARFGRDFASDGSAAVYDLSTSWRNPRIVLDAANVLIAPLDAGIPKAPLAASPFAGPGRLEVAWAETIEAEAARVADWFATRLSRAGDRPSGALLCRTFANAEVFTEALRARGVPVHVLGMAGLLDQPVIADLVCVLRVLHDPSAGSELVRVLGGARWNVGAADLDALRGLARWLADRDLAMRRLGDDVRRGLRGSIAVDESPSIVDALDFLLTAPDDHSALRAFSAVGLARMRRAGAQLQSLRRRAGLGLIDFVSLVQQELLLDVEVAANAAQPLGVPSLEAFDELLIGFVEMAEHPTLGAFLAWLTEAEQRDRLAPRQDEPEPGAVQVLSIHGSKGLEWDLVAIPRMVEAEIPSKPRSTKGWLSFGELPNEFRGDHDELPELQWRGVQSQAEFDEAVTAFADENRERHAEEERRLAYVAVTRAKTELLLTGSWWSTQKAPRQPSPFLRELAVAGVIPADALPTAPADDENPRTGTGERLRWPLDGLGRRRRAVEAAAESVRLAAARPSGQGIGPRLADELRLLLEERRRRHEPEAAPEIPVRVPASRFKDYVDDPLAVAATLRRPMPQRPFRATRIGTLFHEWVERRSTDEADGFVAAGLDELDALWLEHDDDPAEILVADDPRAEAGGDRLRTLQERFAASEWGDRKPAAVELELHLPLGENVFVCKLDAVYDVDPASELGSRGITVQVVDWKTGKAPRDARDLELKQTQLALYRLAYAKWAGIDAATVDAVFYFVEDDRVIRPDAIYDEAALRRAWSSASSPESARA
- a CDS encoding phosphotransferase, with protein sequence MATAAVPGLEVNAARAHTRRSHGAFDAVEFRTTDGRHLIIRVPRSQSAESEQSADLVALRALTPGIRSRLPFAVPTFVGQAPVDGTRAVVTDFIEGGVSTADELTAHDRLAESVGLSIAAVHSLPAGFVGDAGLPRQSADAARESVVALVSRASDTGHLPAALLRRWEEATDDDTLWRFRPTVVHGGLAADVILNDGETVTGVLGWSGLAEGDPARDLHWLLTSRGAAAERALGAYIAAREGGADAHLPQRALLYGELELARWLLHGVDERDQEVIDDAVGLLDGLVESVHDRSSESLSPETGPILAVGDVERMLDETPHDHLPADRSGAMLTDSYDFSALRDGGAPMDATAPIPLDLTDWGDAAPGAASGVDNGETAGTASVDDRGATSSSDGDDQARADSGDDADDHARRNAASS
- the nudC gene encoding NAD(+) diphosphatase yields the protein MTELEPLPPFARAVIDRDAGRRTDPEFPASFDADPASRVLFVRGDRVLVAERVEGSEPTLELRHPADAPEGELRIYLGRTSAGGGAANRDGGRPSLAYEARLLDEAAAAALEPEVARWQGLRDVAAAVDAFDAGLFVEALALANWHAAHGFCPRCGSTTSPGQAGWVRRCDRDDSLLFPRTDPAVIMLVTDDDDRLLLGSNALWEQRRFSLLAGFVEPGESLEEAVVREIAEEAGLAVDRVEYRASQPWPFPASLMLGFAARVAPGADPAAATPDGEEILELRWFTRDELAEAWGGVLLPGSTSIARWLIEQWYGEPVAAAAERAAATEHAAATERAAAPRAAATVHPPRIAERSGT
- a CDS encoding ATP-dependent helicase, with amino-acid sequence MTDSVVTGDPLLDGLDEEQRIVAEALHGPVCVLAGAGTGKTRAITHRIAYGVASGSYDPARVMALTFTSRAAAELRGRLASLGAGAVRARTFHAAALAQLNHFWPIVVGGPAPRVLDYKGRTLGQAAERAGLKVDTPTLRDVAAEIEWRKVGLHGPDAYRARLERRGAPGRLTVEQFLELVDAYEHVKDERRMIDFEDVLLATAGMIESEASVAMQVRESYRHFIVDEYQDVSPAQQRLLELWLGDRTEICVVGDASQTIYSFAGASSEFLLGFDRRYDDATMVRLERNYRSTGPIVDLANRLMRGREGALRLEAAAGAGDAAEPEVSEYANDLAEARGVATRIRDRIDAGVTADRIAVLMRVNSQSAILEHALDEVGVGSRVRGAARFFDQPEVREAVHALRAAALTIAGEPLFKSVSDVLRSLGWSVQAPDGPGAVRARWESLNAIARLVDDAPEGTTFRQFADDLRARAEAQHEPALAVVTLATLHSAKGLEWDEVFVVGLNEGMLPIGYAKGFDAIDEERRLLYVGLTRARRRLQLSWARQGDGQRGEREPSRFLQELGTRTRDASDTARATAGRRPA
- a CDS encoding zinc-dependent metalloprotease; the encoded protein is MADQQGDPDDRSPEDEFREMLRELLSGAGGIDPSKLAGAAGLPDDPASVAALFGQLQQAMNQAGDGIDWSIATRQGEERAADGQQQVSDAERARFDQAFQVASLWLDEAVDFSSLPQTPELLTRRAWAAATMPIWTQLAEPVALSISDALTRVMLEQAPEEMRGMIENASRMLRGIGGTLFAMQLGQVVGQLSTEVVSGGDVGLPLLDDSRAAILPQNAAEFGEGLDIPTDQVELYLAVRELAHARLFRHARWLRLHFITAITAFAKGIDIDTDRLEQLAEGFDPSNTDELRQAVSSGALIRPKSEAQQAALARLETMLALVEGWVDAATADATGRLPRTDAIAETIRRRRASGGPAESAFATLVGLELRPRRLREATAMWRAVTDAVGVEARDALWAHPDLLPTADDLDDPSGLIARLTGADAAENEADDEFDQALEQLLRGETPAGPGEDGETPQA